A part of Dreissena polymorpha isolate Duluth1 chromosome 13, UMN_Dpol_1.0, whole genome shotgun sequence genomic DNA contains:
- the LOC127856203 gene encoding oocyte zinc finger protein XlCOF7.1-like isoform X3: MEKDIEKRKTKSYEPQTFDDILKSSDFEADFGNKTDQNKRTEHTFQCCAPCGAKNVKKEARNVCQQCENEFLCPECSENHTVGKLTRNHALISVEMFIDTLNKVILFCDPCNAKNLKKEAKNVCRKCGNEFLCAECSENHKVGMLTGTHVLFSAERFVGILQKDTKCCEPCDAKNIKTEALNVCQQCENEFLCAGCSENHKVGKLTSSHVLMKADKFIKTSKKNIKLCDPCGAKNIKKEARNVCQQCENEFLCAECSENHKVGRLSNTHILVSAQTFVETSKTDTKLCDPCVARNVKKDAQNVCKECGNEFLCAECSDNHKVGKITSSHLLVTAKMFVESLKEESKFCDPCDAKNVKKEARDVCQQCDNEFLCAECSENHKVGRLSSTHILVSAQTFVETSKKGTKLCDPCVARNVKKDAHNVCKECGNEFLCAECSDNHKVGKITSSHLLVTAKMFVESLKEETKFCDPCDAKNVKKEARDVCQQCDNEFLCAECSENHRVGKLTRTHDLMSAEKFGETSKKETKLCDPCGSKNVKKVAINVCQQCENEYLCDECSENHKVGKLTSTHALVSAKKFVDTSKKETKLCNPCGAMNVKKEARDVCKQCDNEFLCADCSETHKVGKLTRTHDLTSAQKFVETSKKETKLCDPCMAMNYKKEARNVCQQCENEFLCDECSEIHKMLRSTRTHVLLKAESYKTSVQQEESVNIPA; the protein is encoded by the exons ATGGAAAAAGATATTGAAAAACgtaaaacaaaatcatatgaACCACAAACATTTGATGACATCTTGAAATCATCAGATTTTGAGGCGGATTTTGGCAACAAAACTGACCAGAACAAAAGAACAGAGCACACATTTCAGTGCTGTGCTCCTTGTGGTGCTAAGAATGTCAAGAAAGAAGCAAGAAACGTATGCCAGCAATGCGAAAACGAATTTCTATGCCCTGAATGCTCTGAAAACCACACAGTTGGCAAGTTAACTAGAAATCACGCACTCATCAGTGTTGAAATGTTCATCGATACTTTAAACAAAGTTATCCTATTCTGCGACCCGTGTAATgctaaaaatttaaaaaaagaagctaAAAACGTTTGTCGGAAATGTGGAAACGAATTTCTTTGCGCTGAATGTTCTGAAAATCATAAAGTCGGGATGTTAACTGGAACTCATGTTCTTTTCAGTGCTGAAAGGTTTGTCGGAATTTTACAGAAAGACACCAAATGTTGTGAACCTTGTGATGCCAAGAATATAAAAACAGAAGCTCTTAACGTATGTCAGCAATGCGAAAACGAATTTTTATGCGCTGGATGCTCCGAAAACCATAAAGTCGGGAAGTTAACTAGCTCTCACGTTCTTATGAAGGCTGACAAATTCATCAAGACttcaaagaaaaacatcaaattATGTGACCCTTGTGGTGCCAAGAATATAAAGAAAGAAGCAAGAAACGTATGCCAGCAGTGTGAAAACGAATTTCTATGCGCCGAATGCTCTGAAAACCATAAAGTTGGGAGGTTATCTAACACTCACATTCTTGTGAGTGCTCAAACATTTGTAGAGACTTCAAAGACAGACACCAAATTATGTGACCCTTGTGTTGCCAGGAATGTCAAGAAAGACGCACAAAATGTATGTAAGGAGTGTGGAAACGAATTTCTATGCGCCGAATGCTCTGACAATCATAAAGTCGGGAAGATAACAAGCAGTCACCTTCTTGTCACTGCTAAAATGTTTGTTGAATCATTAAAGGAAGAAAGCAAATTTTGCGATCCTTGCGATGCCAAAAATGTCAAGAAAGAAGCACGGGACGTATGTCAGCAGTGCGACAACGAATTTTTATGTGCCGAATGCTCTGAAAACCATAAAGTTGGGAGGTTATCTAGCACTCACATTCTTGTGAGTGCTCAAACATTTGTAGAGACTTCAAAGAAAGGCACCAAATTATGTGACCCTTGTGTTGCCAGGAATGTCAAGAAAGACGCACACAATGTATGTAAGGAGTGTGGAAACGAATTTCTATGCGCCGAATGCTCTGACAATCATAAAGTCGGGAAGATAACAAGCAGTCATCTTCTTGTCACTGCTAAAATGTTTGTTGAATCATTAAAGGAAGAAACCAAATTTTGCGATCCTTGCGATGCCAAAAATGTCAAGAAAGAAGCACGGGACGTATGTCAGCAGTGCGACAACGAATTTTTATGTGCCGAATGTTCTGAAAACCATAGAGTCGGAAAGTTAACTCGCACTCACGATCTTATGAGTGCTGAAAAGTTCGGCGAGACATCAAAGAAAGAAACTAAATTATGTGACCCATGTGGGTCCAAGAACGTAAAAAAAGTAGCCATAAACGTATGTCAGCAGTGTGAAAACGAATATCTTTGTGATGAATGCTCTGAAAACCATAAAGTTGGAAAATTAACTAGCACTCACGCTCTTGTGAGTGCCAAAAAGTTCGTGGATACTTCAAAGAAAGAAACCAAATTGTGTAACCCTTGTGGTGCAATGAATGTCAAGAAAGAAGCACGGGACGTATGTAAGCAGTGCGACAACGAATTTTTATGTGCCGATTGCTCTGAAACCCATAAAGTCGGAAAGTTAACTCGCACTCACGATCTCACGAGTGCTCAAAAGTTCGTCGAGACTTCAAAGAAAGAAACCAAATTATGTGATCCTTGTATGGCCATGAACTATAAGAAAGAAGCTCGAAACGTATGTCAGCAGTGCGAAAACGAATTTCTATGCGATGAATGCTCTGAAATTCATAAAATGTTAAGGTCAACACGCACTCACGTTCTTCTGAAAGCTGAATCTTACAAAACAAGTGTACAACAAGAAGAGTCTGTTAACAT TCCagcttga
- the LOC127856203 gene encoding oocyte zinc finger protein XlCOF7.1-like isoform X2, with product MEKDIEKRKTKSYEPQTFDDILKSSDFEADFGNKTDQNKRTEHTFQCCAPCGAKNVKKEARNVCQQCENEFLCPECSENHTVGKLTRNHALISVEMFIDTLNKVILFCDPCNAKNLKKEAKNVCRKCGNEFLCAECSENHKVGMLTGTHVLFSAERFVGILQKDTKCCEPCDAKNIKTEALNVCQQCENEFLCAGCSENHKVGKLTSSHVLMKADKFIKTSKKNIKLCDPCGAKNIKKEARNVCQQCENEFLCAECSENHKVGRLSNTHILVSAQTFVETSKTDTKLCDPCVARNVKKDAQNVCKECGNEFLCAECSDNHKVGKITSSHLLVTAKMFVESLKEESKFCDPCDAKNVKKEARDVCQQCDNEFLCAECSENHKVGRLSSTHILVSAQTFVETSKKGTKLCDPCVARNVKKDAHNVCKECGNEFLCAECSDNHKVGKITSSHLLVTAKMFVESLKEETKFCDPCDAKNVKKEARDVCQQCDNEFLCAECSENHRVGKLTRTHDLMSAEKFGETSKKETKLCDPCGSKNVKKVAINVCQQCENEYLCDECSENHKVGKLTSTHALVSAKKFVDTSKKETKLCNPCGAMNVKKEARDVCKQCDNEFLCADCSETHKVGKLTRTHDLTSAQKFVETSKKETKLCDPCMAMNYKKEARNVCQQCENEFLCDECSEIHKMLRSTRTHVLLKAESYKTSVQQEESVNMKLDENTASVSDVQNEKQHAKTPGRPSASNIGQDNITLAWTKPYFHKECDFYQVSFKKNYEGCKWRIYEEDFKRSTVELSNLDTECAYLFRVRGVYGDNEGPYSEISDVVITLKSQASKLLQFSQPHEHKKGVSPTKYALPTTQVQRARNGKLKIRKLEIGACVRHHTEKTIMMIGETGTGKSTMIDGMVNYILGVKWTDHFRYTVVRLEDEEIPHRSNQHQMPG from the exons ATGGAAAAAGATATTGAAAAACgtaaaacaaaatcatatgaACCACAAACATTTGATGACATCTTGAAATCATCAGATTTTGAGGCGGATTTTGGCAACAAAACTGACCAGAACAAAAGAACAGAGCACACATTTCAGTGCTGTGCTCCTTGTGGTGCTAAGAATGTCAAGAAAGAAGCAAGAAACGTATGCCAGCAATGCGAAAACGAATTTCTATGCCCTGAATGCTCTGAAAACCACACAGTTGGCAAGTTAACTAGAAATCACGCACTCATCAGTGTTGAAATGTTCATCGATACTTTAAACAAAGTTATCCTATTCTGCGACCCGTGTAATgctaaaaatttaaaaaaagaagctaAAAACGTTTGTCGGAAATGTGGAAACGAATTTCTTTGCGCTGAATGTTCTGAAAATCATAAAGTCGGGATGTTAACTGGAACTCATGTTCTTTTCAGTGCTGAAAGGTTTGTCGGAATTTTACAGAAAGACACCAAATGTTGTGAACCTTGTGATGCCAAGAATATAAAAACAGAAGCTCTTAACGTATGTCAGCAATGCGAAAACGAATTTTTATGCGCTGGATGCTCCGAAAACCATAAAGTCGGGAAGTTAACTAGCTCTCACGTTCTTATGAAGGCTGACAAATTCATCAAGACttcaaagaaaaacatcaaattATGTGACCCTTGTGGTGCCAAGAATATAAAGAAAGAAGCAAGAAACGTATGCCAGCAGTGTGAAAACGAATTTCTATGCGCCGAATGCTCTGAAAACCATAAAGTTGGGAGGTTATCTAACACTCACATTCTTGTGAGTGCTCAAACATTTGTAGAGACTTCAAAGACAGACACCAAATTATGTGACCCTTGTGTTGCCAGGAATGTCAAGAAAGACGCACAAAATGTATGTAAGGAGTGTGGAAACGAATTTCTATGCGCCGAATGCTCTGACAATCATAAAGTCGGGAAGATAACAAGCAGTCACCTTCTTGTCACTGCTAAAATGTTTGTTGAATCATTAAAGGAAGAAAGCAAATTTTGCGATCCTTGCGATGCCAAAAATGTCAAGAAAGAAGCACGGGACGTATGTCAGCAGTGCGACAACGAATTTTTATGTGCCGAATGCTCTGAAAACCATAAAGTTGGGAGGTTATCTAGCACTCACATTCTTGTGAGTGCTCAAACATTTGTAGAGACTTCAAAGAAAGGCACCAAATTATGTGACCCTTGTGTTGCCAGGAATGTCAAGAAAGACGCACACAATGTATGTAAGGAGTGTGGAAACGAATTTCTATGCGCCGAATGCTCTGACAATCATAAAGTCGGGAAGATAACAAGCAGTCATCTTCTTGTCACTGCTAAAATGTTTGTTGAATCATTAAAGGAAGAAACCAAATTTTGCGATCCTTGCGATGCCAAAAATGTCAAGAAAGAAGCACGGGACGTATGTCAGCAGTGCGACAACGAATTTTTATGTGCCGAATGTTCTGAAAACCATAGAGTCGGAAAGTTAACTCGCACTCACGATCTTATGAGTGCTGAAAAGTTCGGCGAGACATCAAAGAAAGAAACTAAATTATGTGACCCATGTGGGTCCAAGAACGTAAAAAAAGTAGCCATAAACGTATGTCAGCAGTGTGAAAACGAATATCTTTGTGATGAATGCTCTGAAAACCATAAAGTTGGAAAATTAACTAGCACTCACGCTCTTGTGAGTGCCAAAAAGTTCGTGGATACTTCAAAGAAAGAAACCAAATTGTGTAACCCTTGTGGTGCAATGAATGTCAAGAAAGAAGCACGGGACGTATGTAAGCAGTGCGACAACGAATTTTTATGTGCCGATTGCTCTGAAACCCATAAAGTCGGAAAGTTAACTCGCACTCACGATCTCACGAGTGCTCAAAAGTTCGTCGAGACTTCAAAGAAAGAAACCAAATTATGTGATCCTTGTATGGCCATGAACTATAAGAAAGAAGCTCGAAACGTATGTCAGCAGTGCGAAAACGAATTTCTATGCGATGAATGCTCTGAAATTCATAAAATGTTAAGGTCAACACGCACTCACGTTCTTCTGAAAGCTGAATCTTACAAAACAAGTGTACAACAAGAAGAGTCTGTTAACAT GAAGTTAGATGAAAACACAGCAAGCGTCTCCGATGTCCAGAACGAGAAACAACATGCG AAGACTCCTGGCCGACCAAGTGCCAGCAATATTGGACAAGACAACATCACACTCGCATGGACTAAGCCATATTTCCACAAAGAATGCGACTTTTACCAAGTTAGTTTCAAGAAAAATTATGAAGGATGCAAATGGCGAATCTACGAAGAGGACTTTAAAAGGAGCACTGTGGAACTTTCTAATTTAGACACTGAGTGTGCCTACTTGTTCCGCGTTCGCGGTGTTTACGGAGATAATGAAGGGCCTTATAGTGAAATCAGTGATGTAGTTATAACATTGAAATCGCAAGCGTCTAAATTATTGCAATTTTCTCAACCCCATGAACACAAAAAAGGTGTATCGCCTACAAAATATGCCTTACCGACCACGCAAGTTCAGAGAGCAAGAAATGGCAAACTTAAAATCAGGAAATTGGAAATAG GAGCATGTGTCAGACATCATACAGAGAAAACAATCATGATGATAGGCGAAACAGGAACTGGCAAGAGTACCATGATCGATGGAATGGTTAATTACATACTCGGCGTGAAATGGACCGATCACTTTCGATATACAGTCGTCAGATTAGAAGATGAAGAAATCCCGCATAGGTCTAATCAG